In Candidatus Promineifilum breve, one genomic interval encodes:
- a CDS encoding InlB B-repeat-containing protein — protein sequence MKRPALSMSAGVVLIWLLSLTALAGAKAPAAQTRPAAPTSAPVTDAELNDTSIPPLSNGAVAGPKAVAPAPPPAAAPASPNAPLIAVWYGPNQTFGPDGDPQKWVNIVGKVTSTAQLVSLSYTLNGGPSQTLSIGPNSSRLIDAGDFNIELDYTDLLPGNNTVLITATDNAAGVGQAVVTVNYQPFAGAWTPGTYTINWAGGTKVNDVAQVVDGLWNIEAGKARAPIMGFDRLIAIGDLSWRDYTVTVPITINNMALTKNPGIGIMVRWQGHFDAGNALQPVAGWRRLGAMGWYRYEKGTPPTEGLQLLGHGGRELGTKPLTLTVGQTYIYKLNVTSSSNPNKPATYSFKMWNATQAEPAAWDIVSEGANGEPRSGSVLLVAHHTDASFGNVEVQLNSVEPKPELTLDTMGTGSGSITPNPQQATYRFGEDVVLTATPNGGSTFGGWQGDASGTTSPTTIQMFGDRAVKAVFINPSIATPVSDDFNGCGLNTQLWTFINPGGDATLTMNGTQAEFAVPAGSAHDIWTNGRNAPRIMQFAENDDFEFDVKFDSSMSTKNQAQGILIEEDEDNFLRYNFLHDGSSYRIQAFTFVDGVATQKANVPITITAPMYLRVKRVYTPGVTDVWNLYYSANGTTWSFAAGFSYNMAVSSYGVYAGNSGPNPAFVGKVDYFFNTDSPIAPEDSQRKLNITTTGSGTVERSPVKENYACDETVTLTPLPAEGFKFDSWSGDLIGTANPGTLVMNATKNVTANFVADVTYTVTTTPVGAGTVTKFPDKAAYSAGEQVTLTATPTLGNLFVNWSGDATGVTNPLVITVNGNKTIFANFAAAPPRALTVTVNGNGTVTQNPPGPTYLHGQSVTLTAVPGAGASFVGWSGAASGTTNPVTILMDADKSVTANFATNEFTLTVAPNPAGSGSVTASPAKAAYYNGEVVTLTPVPAQGFMFTGWSGDLLGSANPGQLTMTKNSVVTANFIPSDTFTVNITLDGSGSVQRNPSQTEYTYGQEVVLTAMPAPGYEFINWSGDLDGSDNPATIIVTQDMNITAHFGLEGIYSLTILPPVNGSITADPPRDLYAPNENVTLTAVPALGYMFTGWTGDATGTLNPFILQMTGNKTVSATFEPAPLYTLTVLKEGPGSVAVDPPGTQFIAGTTITLTATAESGYVFTGWSGGAVGNSNPLQLVMDGDKSITATFEEANEVISDDFDGCGTLSPLWTWKDPLGQADYSLTGSQVQIVIPPGVNYDIWKDGNHSARLTQEVANTDFELFVRFDSPLTAGIQTQGVLIEMSDDVFLRADFQYDGTALYFFAGTVDAGVGRIRFREAVPVPATPGLSMRVHRNGDQWKMMYRANDADPWIGVPKNTFKFAMNVERVGIFAASQATSNQTTAPGHTALFDYFFNAAAPIVPEDANAPGITVSKVGQGTVSQTPPGPAYTCGQQVQLSATPAAGWEFLNWSGALNGVTPTQSLTVSGKHAVTATFVLLESHKLFLPTVIQ from the coding sequence ATGAAAAGACCAGCCCTATCCATGAGCGCCGGCGTTGTCCTAATCTGGCTGCTGAGCCTGACAGCCCTGGCCGGCGCCAAAGCCCCGGCGGCCCAAACCCGCCCCGCCGCGCCCACTTCCGCCCCGGTGACGGATGCCGAACTGAACGACACGTCCATCCCGCCGCTGTCCAATGGCGCAGTGGCCGGCCCCAAGGCGGTGGCCCCCGCGCCGCCGCCCGCGGCCGCGCCCGCGTCGCCCAATGCGCCGCTGATTGCCGTCTGGTACGGCCCCAATCAGACCTTCGGCCCCGATGGCGACCCGCAAAAATGGGTCAACATCGTCGGCAAGGTCACCAGCACGGCGCAATTGGTCAGCCTGAGCTATACGCTCAACGGCGGCCCGTCGCAAACGCTGTCCATCGGTCCCAACAGCAGCCGCCTGATCGATGCCGGCGATTTCAACATCGAACTCGACTACACCGACCTGCTGCCGGGCAATAACACGGTGCTCATCACGGCCACCGACAATGCCGCCGGTGTGGGGCAGGCCGTCGTCACCGTCAATTACCAGCCCTTTGCCGGGGCCTGGACGCCGGGAACCTACACCATCAATTGGGCCGGGGGTACGAAAGTCAACGACGTGGCCCAGGTGGTCGATGGCCTGTGGAACATCGAGGCCGGCAAGGCCCGCGCCCCGATCATGGGCTTCGACCGGCTGATCGCCATCGGTGACCTCTCCTGGCGCGATTACACCGTGACCGTGCCCATCACCATCAACAATATGGCGCTGACCAAAAATCCGGGCATCGGCATCATGGTGCGCTGGCAAGGGCACTTCGACGCCGGCAACGCGCTGCAACCGGTAGCCGGCTGGCGGCGTCTGGGCGCAATGGGCTGGTATCGCTACGAAAAAGGCACGCCGCCCACCGAGGGGCTGCAATTGCTGGGCCACGGCGGCCGTGAGTTGGGCACCAAGCCCCTCACCCTGACCGTCGGCCAGACCTACATCTATAAGCTCAACGTCACCTCGTCCAGCAATCCCAACAAGCCGGCCACCTATAGCTTCAAGATGTGGAACGCCACCCAGGCCGAACCGGCCGCCTGGGACATCGTCAGCGAGGGGGCCAACGGCGAGCCGCGCTCCGGTTCCGTGCTCCTGGTGGCCCACCACACCGACGCCAGCTTCGGCAACGTCGAGGTGCAACTCAACAGCGTGGAGCCGAAGCCCGAACTGACCCTCGACACGATGGGCACGGGCAGCGGCAGCATCACCCCCAACCCGCAACAGGCGACCTATCGCTTCGGCGAAGACGTGGTGCTGACGGCCACGCCCAACGGCGGCTCCACCTTCGGCGGCTGGCAGGGCGATGCCTCCGGCACGACCAGCCCGACCACGATCCAGATGTTCGGCGACCGGGCCGTCAAGGCCGTTTTCATCAACCCCAGTATCGCCACGCCCGTCTCCGATGATTTCAACGGTTGCGGGCTGAATACGCAGTTATGGACGTTCATCAATCCCGGCGGCGACGCCACGCTGACGATGAACGGCACGCAGGCCGAGTTCGCCGTGCCCGCCGGATCGGCCCATGATATCTGGACCAATGGCCGCAACGCGCCGCGCATCATGCAGTTCGCCGAGAACGACGACTTCGAGTTCGATGTCAAGTTCGACTCGTCCATGAGCACCAAGAACCAGGCCCAGGGCATCCTGATCGAGGAAGACGAGGACAACTTCCTGCGCTACAACTTCCTCCACGACGGCAGCAGCTACCGGATTCAGGCCTTTACCTTTGTCGACGGCGTAGCGACGCAGAAGGCCAACGTGCCCATCACCATCACCGCGCCGATGTACCTGCGCGTCAAGCGCGTCTATACGCCCGGCGTCACCGACGTGTGGAACCTCTACTACTCGGCCAACGGCACGACGTGGAGTTTCGCCGCCGGCTTCTCCTACAATATGGCCGTGTCCAGCTACGGCGTCTATGCCGGCAACTCCGGCCCCAACCCGGCCTTCGTGGGCAAGGTCGATTACTTCTTCAACACCGACAGCCCCATCGCCCCGGAAGATTCCCAGCGCAAGCTCAACATCACCACCACCGGCTCCGGCACGGTGGAGCGCAGCCCGGTCAAGGAAAATTACGCCTGCGATGAGACCGTCACCCTGACACCGCTACCGGCCGAGGGCTTCAAGTTCGACTCGTGGAGCGGCGATTTGATCGGCACGGCCAACCCGGGGACATTGGTGATGAACGCCACCAAGAACGTCACGGCCAACTTCGTGGCCGACGTGACCTATACCGTCACCACCACCCCTGTCGGCGCGGGCACAGTCACCAAATTCCCCGACAAGGCGGCCTATAGCGCCGGGGAGCAGGTGACGCTGACGGCCACGCCCACGCTGGGCAACCTGTTCGTCAACTGGAGCGGCGACGCCACCGGCGTGACCAATCCCCTGGTCATCACCGTCAACGGCAACAAGACCATCTTCGCCAACTTCGCCGCCGCGCCGCCGCGGGCGCTGACCGTCACCGTCAACGGCAACGGGACGGTGACGCAGAATCCGCCGGGGCCGACCTATCTCCACGGCCAGAGCGTGACGCTGACGGCCGTGCCCGGAGCCGGGGCCAGCTTTGTGGGCTGGAGCGGGGCCGCATCCGGCACGACTAACCCGGTGACCATCCTCATGGACGCCGACAAGAGCGTGACGGCCAACTTCGCCACCAATGAATTTACCCTGACCGTCGCGCCCAATCCGGCCGGGTCGGGCAGCGTCACGGCCAGCCCGGCCAAAGCGGCCTACTACAACGGCGAGGTCGTCACCCTGACGCCGGTTCCGGCCCAGGGCTTTATGTTCACCGGCTGGAGCGGCGACCTGCTCGGCAGCGCCAACCCCGGCCAGTTGACCATGACCAAGAACTCGGTCGTGACGGCCAACTTCATCCCCAGCGACACCTTCACGGTCAATATCACCCTCGACGGCAGCGGTTCGGTGCAACGCAACCCGTCGCAGACCGAGTATACCTACGGCCAGGAAGTCGTTCTGACGGCCATGCCCGCCCCAGGCTACGAGTTCATCAACTGGAGCGGCGATCTGGACGGCAGCGACAACCCGGCGACCATTATCGTCACCCAGGACATGAACATCACCGCCCACTTCGGGCTGGAAGGTATCTATAGCCTGACCATCCTGCCGCCGGTCAACGGCTCGATCACCGCCGATCCGCCGCGCGACCTCTATGCCCCCAACGAAAACGTCACCCTGACGGCCGTGCCCGCCCTGGGGTATATGTTTACCGGCTGGACCGGCGACGCCACGGGCACGCTCAACCCGTTCATCCTCCAGATGACCGGCAACAAGACCGTCTCGGCCACATTCGAACCGGCCCCACTCTATACCCTGACCGTATTGAAGGAGGGGCCGGGCAGCGTGGCCGTCGATCCGCCGGGCACGCAGTTCATCGCCGGCACCACCATCACCCTGACGGCCACGGCCGAAAGCGGCTACGTCTTCACCGGCTGGAGCGGCGGCGCGGTGGGCAACAGTAACCCGCTGCAATTGGTGATGGACGGCGACAAGAGCATTACCGCCACCTTCGAGGAAGCCAACGAGGTCATCTCCGACGACTTCGACGGCTGCGGCACGCTGTCGCCGCTGTGGACGTGGAAGGACCCGCTGGGCCAGGCCGACTACAGCCTCACCGGCTCACAGGTGCAGATCGTCATCCCGCCGGGCGTCAACTACGACATCTGGAAGGACGGCAACCACAGCGCCCGGCTGACGCAGGAAGTCGCCAACACCGATTTCGAGTTGTTCGTGCGCTTCGATTCGCCCCTCACCGCCGGCATCCAGACCCAGGGCGTATTGATCGAAATGAGCGACGACGTGTTCCTACGGGCCGACTTCCAATATGACGGCACGGCGCTGTACTTCTTCGCCGGCACGGTCGACGCCGGCGTGGGCCGGATACGCTTCAGGGAAGCTGTCCCCGTGCCCGCCACGCCGGGGCTGAGTATGCGCGTCCACCGCAACGGCGACCAATGGAAGATGATGTATCGTGCCAACGACGCGGATCCGTGGATTGGCGTGCCCAAGAACACCTTCAAGTTCGCCATGAACGTCGAGCGGGTGGGTATCTTTGCCGCCAGCCAGGCCACCAGCAACCAGACGACTGCCCCCGGCCATACGGCGCTGTTCGACTACTTCTTCAACGCCGCCGCGCCCATTGTCCCCGAAGACGCCAACGCGCCGGGCATCACCGTCAGCAAGGTGGGCCAGGGCACGGTCAGCCAGACGCCGCCCGGCCCGGCCTACACCTGCGGCCAGCAGGTGCAGCTATCGGCCACGCCGGCCGCCGGTTGGGAGTTCCTGAACTGGAGCGGCGCACTCAATGGCGTGACGCCGACGCAAAGCCTGACCGTCTCGGGCAAGCACGCCGTGACGGCCACCTTTGTACTGCTGGAGAGTCATAAGCTTTTCCTGCCGACCGTGATTCAATAG
- a CDS encoding InlB B-repeat-containing protein: MKRFNGIAVLFLLLGLMIGLGRTPAVEAGIFSADTEVTYKEYWIDHKEFTGGCTDDGLPTSPNGSFYAEPEGLGKCPKEMELPILDDFSGALRAELYVDMWRTDDQISPRLRINGLPTIYTPPSGYDWSHTHWTIDIPLASLQTGTNLFLFWGEAAKYHIYDVAVRIYHDADHPLVGVGGSDVTPPDGDLLDITADSGVVTPAGAGGNLIVNNNLLTLKAHIGPNVDGDSDILGDIVEFHAYYEGYDDDNDGITRDWHSVQRNNWNPGGKSSNPLKTGSTLGNIGNVLVTENNSAAGIDVSVNWKVDYIVNQPGVRFKIRLLDSKGNVREAAGGVTPDFKLLRYYPIAAYTMPDFTDFGLHMGGSRPDIVSYNFPMPADFDNTLYEQAYLVGNYWNRPYYSINGSKPASIRQKEYGVGEDWEPGVREFDEKLLHAGDNALSFLYNAGSGTAVEYPGPMIVLRGVGTGGPDGLPPFIVARNPAPSATNVDVFGPITIRLGDQGAGVDVDTIVMFVNDEPVEPDTSGPVTNLLVSYTPDVPFGSNAPVTVTIYACDLWGNCMPSAVEYSFTTEPPDLTPPAIFNVNADTTNTSVTITWSTDEAATTKLEYGLTTAYEKPAVTDSALVTQHSVTLEGLQADSAYNFRLSATDFNSNPTTTPNMVFHTKRDPGAIKSAEFSSCTLDTSVWSYINPKGDSILTMTGTGAQIAVASGTPHDIWKQGLQAPRLMQFVTDQDFDVEVKFDSVVTKKSQSMGIFVQQDVNNWLRFNYQNDGPNTDSVTVIGSINNNPVLLSSTLVTQGAANYLRVNRAGSFWNVQYSTDGVNFALATTITRTLTMSQIGVFAGNTGPSPAFTANIDYFENLAQPLSGDDPGISVNVTKVGEGEVTRSPQKANYDCNETVVLTAAPALDWDFAGWSGDITSTDLSETITLTRTLNVVATFTNDTLYTMNVAVESLGNGIGGTVTRTPDQGTYHYGDQVTLQAIPTPGWSFTGWSNGWSGVDATTIVPVTGNMDITATFEEDAYTLEALIIADGVGAGGTLTVDPMQPTYLYGDEVTLTVTPEPGWTFVGWEGEGISGTDLETTITMTQDVLALAHLVQNQYDLDITVVNNGVGDSSGNGVVKNPDKETYGHGEEVTVEAVADDGWLFAGWSGDLSGEAISNTLTFIDHMAITATFNQQTYAVTVTTEGPGAVTIEPQKDAYVYGDVVTLTPVPDSGYEFALWSGDVESTQAPLLLAITQDFTLEALFIPDLTPIEILEYDVEVLPGGTLARVTWTTDVPGNSKVDYGETEFYEDGSVSEEPLVTEHEVVLSGLSPETLYFFQITSEDEFGHSVSSDNLSFSTSASSGLISDDFSACELSNIWTWVDPLDDSDHTVSGSQVEISVPEGAVHNIWPTTGIDVPRLMQPSNNTDFTIEVKFDSILTEGGAIQGLVIEQDEQNFMRFDFYLRTYPDLPPEVVVYAATVKNLVPGNISNKTRLIDVDVPLYMRVVRSGNDWQQWYKLEGGDWIKSAEFTFQTEVKHVGVFAGNTTYKGETPAHTAVVDYFFNTASPIEPEDSRYAINIDILGSGNVKVSPNKEGYYCGEPVTLTATGANGWSFTGWGGDLSGSNPVRNVSVLGDMDIVANFEQGAIQHLLALPMIVDRP, from the coding sequence ATGAAGCGTTTTAATGGAATTGCGGTTTTATTTCTCCTGCTCGGGCTGATGATCGGCCTGGGACGGACACCGGCCGTGGAGGCGGGCATTTTCAGCGCCGACACGGAGGTGACCTATAAAGAGTATTGGATCGACCATAAGGAGTTCACCGGCGGCTGCACCGACGATGGTCTGCCCACCAGCCCCAATGGTTCGTTCTATGCCGAACCCGAAGGGCTGGGCAAATGTCCGAAGGAGATGGAACTGCCCATCCTCGACGACTTTTCCGGCGCGCTGCGGGCCGAACTCTACGTCGATATGTGGCGCACGGATGACCAGATCAGCCCGCGCCTGCGCATCAATGGTCTGCCGACGATCTATACACCGCCGAGCGGCTACGACTGGAGCCACACGCACTGGACCATCGATATCCCGTTGGCCTCGTTACAGACGGGGACAAACCTCTTTCTCTTTTGGGGCGAGGCGGCCAAGTACCACATCTACGACGTGGCCGTGCGCATCTACCACGACGCCGATCACCCGCTGGTCGGCGTGGGGGGCAGCGATGTGACGCCGCCCGATGGCGATCTGCTTGACATCACCGCCGATTCGGGCGTGGTGACGCCGGCCGGCGCCGGCGGCAACCTGATCGTCAACAATAATCTGTTGACCTTAAAGGCCCACATTGGCCCCAACGTCGATGGGGACAGCGACATCCTGGGTGATATTGTCGAGTTCCACGCCTACTACGAGGGCTACGACGATGACAACGACGGCATAACGCGCGACTGGCACAGCGTCCAGCGCAACAACTGGAACCCTGGCGGCAAAAGTAGTAACCCCTTGAAGACCGGCAGCACACTCGGCAACATCGGCAACGTGCTCGTAACCGAAAACAACTCGGCCGCGGGCATTGATGTTAGCGTCAACTGGAAGGTCGATTATATCGTCAATCAGCCCGGCGTGCGCTTCAAGATCCGGCTGCTGGACAGCAAGGGCAACGTGCGCGAAGCGGCCGGTGGCGTGACGCCCGACTTTAAGCTGCTGCGCTACTACCCGATCGCGGCCTACACCATGCCCGACTTCACAGACTTCGGCCTGCACATGGGCGGCTCGCGGCCCGACATCGTCAGCTACAACTTTCCCATGCCCGCCGACTTCGATAACACCCTCTATGAGCAAGCCTATCTGGTGGGTAATTACTGGAACCGGCCCTACTACTCCATCAATGGCTCCAAGCCGGCCAGCATCCGCCAGAAGGAGTACGGTGTCGGCGAAGATTGGGAGCCGGGCGTGCGCGAGTTCGACGAAAAACTGCTTCATGCAGGCGACAACGCGCTTTCCTTTCTCTACAACGCCGGTTCGGGGACGGCCGTGGAGTATCCCGGCCCGATGATCGTCCTGCGGGGCGTGGGGACGGGCGGCCCCGATGGCCTGCCCCCCTTCATCGTCGCCCGCAACCCGGCCCCGTCGGCCACCAACGTGGACGTCTTCGGGCCGATCACCATCCGGCTGGGCGACCAGGGGGCGGGCGTCGACGTCGACACGATCGTCATGTTCGTCAACGATGAACCTGTCGAGCCGGACACGTCCGGCCCGGTGACAAACCTGCTGGTGTCCTACACGCCGGACGTCCCGTTCGGGTCCAACGCGCCGGTCACCGTCACCATCTACGCTTGCGACCTGTGGGGCAATTGCATGCCCTCGGCCGTGGAGTATTCCTTCACCACCGAGCCGCCCGATCTGACCCCGCCGGCCATCTTCAACGTCAACGCCGACACGACCAATACGTCGGTGACGATTACCTGGTCGACCGACGAGGCCGCCACCACCAAGCTGGAATACGGCCTGACCACCGCCTACGAGAAGCCGGCCGTCACCGACAGCGCCCTGGTGACGCAGCACTCGGTCACGCTGGAGGGCTTGCAGGCCGATTCGGCCTATAACTTCCGCCTGTCGGCCACCGATTTCAATTCCAACCCGACGACCACGCCCAACATGGTCTTCCACACCAAGCGCGACCCCGGGGCCATCAAGTCGGCCGAATTCAGCTCCTGTACGCTCGATACATCCGTCTGGTCCTACATCAACCCCAAGGGTGACTCCATCCTGACCATGACCGGCACGGGGGCACAGATCGCCGTGGCTTCCGGCACGCCCCACGACATATGGAAACAGGGGTTACAAGCGCCGCGCCTGATGCAGTTCGTCACCGATCAGGACTTCGACGTGGAGGTCAAGTTCGACTCGGTCGTCACCAAAAAGTCCCAGTCCATGGGCATCTTCGTCCAGCAAGACGTCAACAACTGGCTGCGCTTCAACTATCAGAACGACGGCCCCAACACCGACAGTGTGACCGTCATCGGCAGCATCAACAACAACCCGGTGCTGCTTTCCTCGACGCTGGTGACCCAGGGCGCGGCCAATTACCTGCGGGTGAATCGCGCCGGCAGCTTCTGGAACGTGCAATACTCCACCGACGGCGTGAACTTTGCGCTGGCGACGACCATCACCCGCACCCTGACGATGAGCCAGATCGGCGTGTTCGCCGGCAACACCGGCCCCAGCCCGGCCTTCACGGCTAACATCGACTACTTCGAGAACCTGGCCCAGCCGCTGAGCGGCGACGACCCGGGCATCTCGGTCAATGTGACCAAAGTCGGCGAGGGCGAGGTGACCCGCTCGCCGCAGAAGGCCAATTACGATTGCAACGAGACGGTCGTCCTGACGGCCGCTCCCGCCCTCGACTGGGACTTCGCCGGCTGGAGCGGAGACATCACCAGCACCGATCTATCCGAGACCATCACCCTGACCAGAACGCTCAACGTCGTCGCCACCTTCACCAACGACACCCTCTACACCATGAACGTGGCCGTCGAGAGTCTGGGCAACGGCATTGGCGGCACGGTCACCAGGACGCCCGACCAAGGCACCTACCACTATGGCGACCAGGTGACCTTGCAGGCCATCCCCACTCCCGGTTGGAGCTTCACGGGCTGGTCGAACGGCTGGAGCGGCGTCGATGCGACGACCATCGTGCCCGTCACCGGCAACATGGATATCACCGCCACGTTTGAAGAGGACGCCTACACGCTGGAGGCGCTCATCATCGCCGACGGCGTGGGCGCGGGCGGCACGCTGACGGTCGACCCGATGCAGCCTACCTATCTCTACGGCGACGAAGTGACCCTCACCGTGACCCCCGAACCGGGCTGGACGTTTGTCGGCTGGGAAGGGGAGGGCATCAGCGGCACCGACCTGGAAACGACCATCACCATGACCCAGGACGTGCTGGCCCTGGCCCATCTGGTGCAGAACCAGTATGATTTGGACATTACCGTCGTCAACAACGGCGTGGGCGATTCCTCCGGCAACGGCGTGGTGAAGAACCCCGACAAGGAGACCTACGGCCACGGCGAAGAAGTCACGGTCGAGGCTGTGGCCGATGACGGCTGGCTGTTCGCCGGTTGGTCTGGCGATCTGAGCGGCGAGGCGATCAGCAACACGCTGACCTTTATCGACCACATGGCGATCACCGCCACCTTCAATCAGCAGACCTACGCCGTCACCGTCACGACCGAAGGCCCTGGCGCGGTCACCATCGAACCGCAGAAGGACGCCTACGTCTATGGCGACGTGGTGACGCTGACCCCCGTGCCCGATTCCGGGTATGAGTTCGCCCTGTGGAGCGGCGACGTGGAAAGCACGCAAGCGCCGTTGTTACTCGCCATCACCCAGGATTTCACCCTCGAAGCGTTGTTCATTCCCGATCTGACGCCCATCGAAATCCTGGAATACGACGTCGAGGTGCTGCCCGGCGGCACGCTGGCCCGCGTTACCTGGACGACCGACGTGCCCGGCAACAGCAAGGTCGATTACGGCGAGACGGAGTTCTACGAAGATGGGTCGGTCAGCGAAGAGCCGTTGGTGACTGAACACGAGGTGGTGCTGTCCGGCCTGTCGCCGGAGACGCTCTACTTCTTCCAGATCACCTCTGAGGACGAGTTCGGCCACTCGGTGAGTTCCGACAATCTGTCGTTCTCCACCAGCGCCTCGTCCGGCCTCATCTCCGACGACTTTAGCGCCTGCGAACTGAGTAACATCTGGACGTGGGTCGATCCGCTGGACGATTCTGACCACACCGTCTCCGGCTCCCAGGTGGAGATCTCCGTGCCGGAAGGCGCGGTGCACAACATCTGGCCGACGACCGGCATCGACGTGCCGCGCCTGATGCAACCGTCGAACAACACCGACTTCACCATCGAGGTCAAGTTCGACTCCATCCTGACCGAGGGCGGGGCCATTCAGGGGCTGGTCATCGAGCAGGATGAACAGAACTTCATGCGCTTCGACTTCTATCTGCGCACCTATCCCGACTTGCCGCCGGAGGTCGTTGTCTACGCGGCCACGGTCAAGAATCTGGTGCCCGGCAACATCAGCAACAAGACGCGCCTGATCGACGTGGATGTGCCGCTCTACATGCGCGTCGTCCGCTCCGGCAACGACTGGCAGCAGTGGTACAAGCTGGAAGGCGGCGACTGGATCAAGAGCGCCGAGTTCACCTTCCAGACGGAAGTGAAACACGTCGGCGTCTTTGCCGGCAACACGACCTATAAGGGCGAGACGCCGGCCCACACGGCCGTCGTCGACTACTTCTTCAACACCGCCTCGCCCATCGAGCCGGAAGACAGCCGCTACGCCATCAACATCGACATTCTGGGCAGCGGCAACGTGAAAGTGTCGCCGAACAAGGAAGGCTACTACTGTGGCGAGCCGGTGACGCTGACTGCCACCGGGGCCAACGGCTGGAGCTTTACCGGCTGGGGCGGCGATCTGTCCGGCTCCAACCCGGTACGCAACGTCAGTGTCCTGGGCGATATGGACATTGTTGCCAACTTCGAGCAGGGGGCTATCCAGCACTTGCTGGCCCTGCCGATGATCGTTGACCGACCGTAA